The proteins below are encoded in one region of Thermus caldifontis:
- a CDS encoding OmpH family outer membrane protein: MKRLSLAALLLAFGALLTPMLAQNRNVATRVGFVDADALVQAHPDYKKVQDLQAQARKELAPLEEKLKPLDQKVRSGQATAKERQDYEALLKTYQDTLKKWQDRQNPVLKPILEEVDQAIAKVAKAQGFAVVMSRQVAAQSGLVVYAAEDTDLTEAVKKELKR; this comes from the coding sequence ATGAAGCGGCTTTCCCTAGCAGCCCTCCTCCTGGCCTTCGGCGCCCTTCTCACCCCCATGCTGGCCCAGAACCGAAACGTGGCCACCCGGGTGGGATTCGTGGACGCCGATGCCCTGGTGCAGGCCCACCCCGACTACAAGAAGGTCCAGGACCTCCAGGCCCAGGCCCGCAAGGAGCTGGCTCCTTTGGAGGAAAAGCTTAAGCCCCTGGACCAAAAAGTCCGTTCGGGCCAGGCCACGGCCAAGGAGCGCCAGGACTACGAGGCCCTCCTCAAGACCTACCAGGACACCCTTAAGAAGTGGCAGGACCGTCAGAACCCTGTACTTAAGCCCATCTTAGAGGAGGTGGACCAGGCTATCGCCAAGGTGGCCAAGGCCCAGGGTTTCGCCGTGGTCATGAGCCGCCAGGTGGCGGCCCAGTCGGGGCTGGTGGTCTACGCCGCCGAGGACACGGATCTGACCGAAGCGGTGAAAAAGGAACTGAAGCGCTAG